In a genomic window of Streptococcus oralis subsp. tigurinus:
- the comGF gene encoding competence type IV pilus minor pilin ComGF → MVQRNCSILKSSKVRAFTLLESLIALIVISGGLLLFQAMSQLLISEVRYQQQSEQKEWLLFVDQLEAELERSQFEKVEGNRLYMKQDGKDISIGKSKSDDFRKTDASGRGYQPMVYGLKSAQITEGNQLVRFRFQFQKGLEREFIYRVEKAKS, encoded by the coding sequence ATGGTTCAGAGAAATTGCTCGATCTTAAAGAGCAGTAAGGTAAGAGCTTTCACTCTTTTAGAATCTCTGATTGCCCTTATCGTCATTAGCGGAGGTTTGCTACTTTTTCAAGCTATGAGTCAGCTCCTCATTTCAGAAGTTCGTTACCAGCAGCAAAGCGAGCAAAAAGAGTGGCTCTTGTTTGTGGATCAACTGGAGGCAGAGTTAGAGCGTTCGCAGTTTGAAAAGGTAGAAGGCAATCGCCTCTACATGAAACAGGATGGTAAGGATATCTCTATAGGGAAATCTAAATCGGATGATTTTCGGAAGACCGATGCCAGCGGACGGGGCTACCAACCTATGGTTTATGGACTTAAATCAGCTCAAATTACAGAGGGAAATCAACTGGTTCGCTTCCGTTTCCAGTTTCAAAAAGGCTTAGAAAGGGAGTTCATCTATCGTGTGGAAAAAGCAAAAAGTTAA
- the comGE gene encoding competence type IV pilus minor pilin ComGE, which produces MEKLNALRKQKIRAVILLEAVVALAVFASIATLLLGKIQKNRQEEAEILQKEEVLRVAKMALQTGQNQVNINGVEIQVFASEKGLEVYHGSEKLLDLKEQ; this is translated from the coding sequence ATGGAAAAATTAAACGCATTAAGGAAACAAAAAATTAGGGCAGTAATCTTACTAGAAGCAGTAGTAGCTTTGGCTGTGTTTGCCAGCATTGCGACCCTTCTTTTGGGGAAAATTCAGAAAAATAGACAAGAAGAGGCAGAAATCTTGCAAAAGGAAGAAGTCTTGCGTGTGGCGAAGATGGCTCTGCAAACAGGGCAAAATCAGGTAAACATAAATGGAGTGGAGATTCAGGTATTTGCTAGTGAAAAAGGATTGGAGGTCTACCATGGTTCAGAGAAATTGCTCGATCTTAAAGAGCAGTAA
- the comGD gene encoding competence type IV pilus minor pilin ComGD produces MQNKKQVKLLQIKAFTMLESLLVLGLVSILALGLSGSVQSSFAAVEEQIFFMEFEELYRETQKRSLASQQKTSLNLDGQTISNGSQNLTVPKGIQAPSGQSIIFDRAGGNSSLAKVEFQTSKGAIRYQLYLGNGKIKRIKETKN; encoded by the coding sequence ATGCAAAACAAAAAACAAGTCAAACTGTTGCAGATTAAGGCCTTTACTATGCTGGAAAGTCTCTTAGTTTTGGGACTTGTGAGTATCCTTGCCCTGGGCTTGTCTGGTTCTGTTCAATCCAGTTTTGCAGCGGTAGAAGAGCAGATTTTCTTTATGGAGTTTGAAGAACTCTATCGGGAAACGCAAAAACGCAGTCTAGCCAGTCAGCAAAAGACCAGTCTGAACTTAGATGGACAGACGATCAGCAATGGCAGTCAAAACTTGACCGTTCCTAAAGGAATTCAGGCACCCTCAGGACAAAGCATTATATTTGACCGAGCTGGAGGCAATTCGTCCCTGGCTAAGGTTGAATTTCAAACCAGCAAAGGAGCGATTCGCTATCAATTATATCTAGGAAATGGAAAAATTAAACGCATTAAGGAAACAAAAAATTAG
- the comGC gene encoding competence type IV pilus major pilin ComGC, with protein MKKLMTNLKKAKVKAFTLVEMLVVLLIISVLLLLFVPNLTKQKDAVDDKGKAAVVKVVESQAELYRLDKNDDASLSKLQADGRITAEQAKAYKDYHAKQKTSQTVAD; from the coding sequence ATGAAAAAACTCATGACAAATTTAAAAAAAGCCAAGGTTAAAGCTTTCACTTTGGTAGAAATGTTAGTCGTCTTGCTTATCATCAGCGTACTCCTCTTGCTCTTTGTGCCCAATTTGACCAAGCAAAAGGATGCCGTAGATGATAAAGGAAAAGCTGCTGTTGTCAAGGTTGTGGAAAGCCAGGCAGAACTCTATCGTTTGGACAAAAATGATGACGCCAGCCTCAGCAAATTACAAGCGGACGGTCGTATCACAGCTGAGCAAGCCAAAGCTTATAAAGACTACCATGCAAAACAAAAAACAAGTCAAACTGTTGCAGATTAA
- the comGB gene encoding competence type IV pilus assembly protein ComGB, whose amino-acid sequence MDISQVFRLKRKKLATAKQKKIITLFNNLFSSGFHLVEIISFLGRSALLEKDYVTQMHQGLSQGKSFSEMMESLGFSSAIVTQLSLAEVHGNLHLSLGKIEEYLDNLAKVKKKLIEVATYPLILLGFLLLIMLGLRNYLLPQLDSSNIATQIIGNLPQIFLGLVLVCSLSLLLALTFYKRSSKMRVFSMLARIPFLGIFVQTYLTAYYAREWGNMISQGMELTQIFQIMKEQGSQLFKEIGQDLSQALQNGREFSQTIATYPFFKKELSLIIEYGEVKSKLGSELEIYAEKTWEAFFTRVNRTMNLVQPLVFIFVALIIVLLYAAMLMPMYQNMEVNF is encoded by the coding sequence ATGGACATATCACAAGTCTTCAGGCTGAAACGGAAAAAATTAGCTACAGCTAAGCAGAAGAAAATCATCACCCTGTTTAACAATCTCTTCTCCAGTGGTTTTCATTTGGTGGAAATTATTTCTTTCTTGGGTAGAAGTGCTTTGTTAGAAAAAGACTATGTGACACAGATGCACCAAGGACTGTCTCAGGGAAAATCTTTCTCAGAAATGATGGAGAGTTTAGGGTTTTCAAGTGCCATTGTGACTCAGCTATCCCTAGCTGAAGTTCATGGCAATCTTCACCTGAGTTTGGGAAAGATAGAAGAATATCTGGACAATCTGGCCAAGGTCAAGAAAAAGTTAATCGAAGTAGCAACCTATCCTTTGATTTTGCTGGGATTTCTCCTGCTAATCATGTTGGGGCTCAGGAATTATTTGCTCCCCCAACTGGACAGTAGCAATATCGCCACTCAAATCATCGGCAATCTGCCACAAATCTTTCTGGGACTAGTGTTGGTTTGCTCTCTGTCTCTACTTTTAGCTCTCACTTTTTACAAAAGAAGTTCCAAGATGCGGGTCTTCTCGATGTTAGCGCGGATTCCCTTTCTAGGAATCTTTGTCCAGACTTATCTGACAGCTTATTATGCGCGTGAATGGGGCAATATGATTTCACAGGGAATGGAGCTGACGCAGATTTTTCAAATCATGAAGGAACAAGGTTCCCAACTCTTTAAAGAAATCGGTCAAGATTTGTCTCAAGCCCTGCAAAATGGCCGTGAATTTTCTCAAACCATAGCGACCTATCCTTTCTTTAAAAAGGAGTTGAGTCTCATCATCGAGTATGGAGAAGTCAAGTCCAAGCTGGGGAGTGAGTTGGAAATCTATGCTGAAAAAACTTGGGAAGCCTTTTTTACCCGAGTCAACCGCACCATGAACTTAGTACAGCCACTGGTTTTTATCTTTGTGGCCCTGATTATCGTTTTACTTTATGCGGCAATGCTTATGCCCATGTATCAAAATATGGAGGTAAATTTTTAA
- the comGA gene encoding competence type IV pilus ATPase ComGA translates to MVQEIAQKIIATAKEKKAQDIYFIPKEKSYELHMRVGDERCLVDSYEFDVLAAVISHFKFVAGMNVGEKRRSQLGSCDYQHGEKVSSLRLSTVGDYRGHESLVIRLLHDEEQELHFWFQDMNELGEQYRQRGLYLFAGPVGSGKTTLMHELAKSLFKGQQVMSIEDPVEIKQEDMLQLQLNEAIGLTYENLIKLSLRHRPDLLIIGEIRDSETARAVVRASLTGATVFSTIHAKSIRGVYERLLELGVTEEELAVVLQGVCYQRLIGGGGIVDFANKDYQEHQPTSWNEQIDQLLKDGHITSLQAETEKISYS, encoded by the coding sequence ATGGTACAAGAAATTGCACAGAAAATTATTGCGACTGCGAAAGAAAAGAAGGCTCAGGATATCTATTTCATTCCCAAGGAAAAGTCCTATGAGCTTCACATGCGGGTTGGAGACGAACGATGTCTCGTTGACTCCTATGAGTTTGATGTTTTAGCTGCTGTGATTAGTCATTTTAAGTTTGTAGCGGGTATGAATGTAGGGGAGAAGAGACGTAGTCAGCTGGGATCTTGCGACTATCAGCATGGGGAGAAGGTGTCTTCTCTGCGTTTGTCTACCGTGGGAGATTATCGGGGACATGAGAGTTTGGTCATTCGTTTGTTGCACGATGAGGAGCAGGAGCTGCATTTCTGGTTTCAGGATATGAATGAACTGGGTGAGCAGTACAGGCAACGGGGGCTCTATCTCTTTGCAGGTCCAGTCGGCAGTGGTAAGACAACACTGATGCACGAATTAGCCAAGTCTCTCTTTAAGGGGCAGCAGGTCATGTCCATTGAAGATCCTGTCGAAATCAAGCAGGAAGACATGCTCCAGTTGCAGTTAAATGAGGCGATTGGCTTGACCTATGAAAATCTCATCAAACTGTCTCTTCGGCATCGTCCTGATCTCTTGATTATCGGTGAAATTCGTGACAGCGAGACAGCGCGTGCAGTGGTCAGAGCCAGTTTGACAGGGGCGACAGTTTTTTCAACCATTCATGCCAAGAGTATCCGAGGAGTTTATGAACGCCTTCTGGAGTTGGGGGTGACGGAGGAGGAACTAGCAGTTGTCCTGCAAGGCGTCTGCTACCAGAGATTAATCGGGGGAGGAGGAATCGTTGACTTTGCAAACAAAGACTATCAAGAACACCAGCCAACTAGCTGGAATGAGCAGATTGATCAGCTTCTTAAAGATGGACATATCACAAGTCTTCAGGCTGAAACGGAAAAAATTAGCTACAGCTAA
- a CDS encoding DUF1033 family protein, whose translation MYRVIEMYGDFEPWWFIEGWEEDVIMSQSFDKYYDALKYYKSCWFELEKKNPLYKSRSDLMTIFWDPADQRWCDECDEYLQQYHSLALLQDEQVIPDEKLRPGYEKQTGQEKHRSCRMKWR comes from the coding sequence ATGTATCGTGTTATAGAAATGTATGGGGACTTTGAACCGTGGTGGTTCATAGAAGGTTGGGAAGAAGATGTCATCATGAGTCAATCTTTTGACAAGTATTATGATGCTCTAAAATATTATAAATCATGCTGGTTTGAGCTGGAAAAGAAGAATCCTCTTTATAAGAGTCGAAGTGATTTGATGACTATTTTTTGGGATCCTGCCGACCAACGCTGGTGTGATGAGTGCGATGAATATTTGCAACAGTACCATTCTTTGGCACTTTTACAGGATGAGCAAGTCATCCCCGATGAAAAGCTACGTCCAGGCTACGAAAAACAAACAGGTCAAGAAAAGCACCGTTCTTGCCGCATGAAATGGAGATAA
- the nagA gene encoding N-acetylglucosamine-6-phosphate deacetylase — protein MPNYIKADQFFYPHGVRRGGYLELVDGKFGKHVAQIPEGAEVIDYTGYSIAPGLVDTHIHGFGGVDVMDNNIEGTLHTMSEGLLSTGVTSFLPTTLTSSYEQLLAVTENIGARYQEASGAKIRGIYFEGPYFTEKYKGAQNPAYMKDPRMDEFRAWQKAANGLLNKIALAPEREGVEDFVRTITGEGVTVALGHSNATFEEAKKAVDAGASVWVHAYNGMRGLTHRELGMVGAMYELPHTYAELICDGHHVDPKACDILLKQKGTENIALITDCMTAGGLEDGDYMLGEFPVVVANGTARLKSTGNLAGSILKLKDGLKNVVEWGIANPHEAVMMASLNPAKSVHIDDVCGQIREGYDADFIVLDKDLELVATYLDGVKRYQA, from the coding sequence ATGCCTAATTATATTAAAGCGGATCAGTTTTTCTACCCACACGGAGTTCGTCGTGGCGGTTACTTGGAACTTGTGGATGGCAAGTTTGGAAAGCATGTGGCTCAAATTCCTGAAGGAGCTGAGGTGATTGACTATACAGGTTATAGCATTGCCCCAGGACTTGTGGATACCCACATTCATGGATTTGGCGGTGTGGATGTCATGGACAATAACATCGAAGGGACCCTTCATACCATGAGTGAAGGACTACTTAGTACAGGTGTCACCAGCTTCTTGCCAACGACGTTGACTTCCTCTTACGAGCAGTTGCTTGCGGTAACTGAAAATATCGGTGCTCGTTACCAGGAAGCAAGTGGAGCCAAGATTCGTGGGATCTATTTTGAAGGCCCTTATTTCACAGAGAAATACAAAGGAGCTCAAAACCCTGCTTACATGAAAGATCCTCGTATGGATGAGTTTCGTGCTTGGCAAAAAGCAGCAAATGGCTTGCTTAATAAAATTGCCCTTGCACCAGAACGTGAAGGTGTAGAAGACTTTGTTCGTACGATTACGGGCGAAGGTGTGACTGTTGCTCTTGGACACTCCAATGCGACTTTTGAAGAAGCTAAAAAAGCAGTCGATGCTGGAGCGAGTGTTTGGGTGCATGCCTACAATGGGATGCGTGGCTTGACTCACCGTGAGCTCGGTATGGTGGGAGCCATGTATGAATTGCCACATACTTACGCTGAATTGATTTGTGACGGTCACCACGTAGATCCAAAGGCCTGTGATATTTTGCTCAAACAAAAAGGAACTGAAAATATCGCTCTTATCACAGACTGTATGACAGCTGGTGGCTTGGAAGATGGAGACTACATGTTGGGAGAATTCCCAGTAGTAGTTGCCAATGGAACTGCTCGCCTCAAATCTACAGGCAATTTGGCAGGTTCTATCCTTAAACTCAAAGATGGTTTGAAAAATGTAGTCGAATGGGGCATTGCGAACCCGCATGAAGCCGTCATGATGGCCAGCCTCAACCCAGCAAAATCTGTTCACATCGATGATGTCTGTGGTCAAATCCGTGAAGGTTATGACGCTGACTTTATCGTACTAGATAAAGATTTGGAATTGGTAGCAACCTACCTAGATGGTGTGAAACGTTATCAAGCTTAA
- a CDS encoding acyltransferase family protein, protein MRIKWFSLIRITGLLLVLLYHFFQTIFPGGFFGVDVFFTFSGFLITALLLEEFGKARQIDLLGFFKRRFYRIVPPVVLMVLVTMPFTFLVRQDYVAGIGGQIAGVLGFMTNFYEMLTGGSYESQFIPHLFVHNWSLAVEVHYYILWGLAVWFLSKRSKSSSQLRGMVFLLSAGAFIISFFSMFIGSLMASSYSSVYFSSLTHVYPFFLGSILATVVGVRQTSDLVKQFDRMWNLRQNLLVFAAGLLVLMLLTFFVKFTYLFAYLFGFLLASLAAVTMIFAARVLHEKTPEIQEPRIITFLADTSYAVYLFHWPFYIIFSQLMSNLPAVILTIIFSYFFAILSFYIIEPLIAGKSNPLIRKISRLPHIKPISAGAAVILTLISLIIIAVAPQVGAFETDLMVNGFKQAQTNIGQTKTLAEQAELSRLGISDGTSLIGDSVALRANTALQEALPEANINAQISRTTKQANDIMLNNSQNKALLKTVVIATGVNNPEGYKNDLDSIVNNLPKGHHLILVTPYEGDKSKDTYTSVEQYAAYARELAEKNPYVSIADWNKIAKEHPEIWAGTDQVHFGNDSNMIEEGAKLYAETIAAAVKAAQELPVKSK, encoded by the coding sequence ATGCGTATTAAATGGTTTTCCTTGATTAGGATTACAGGTTTACTTTTGGTGCTTTTGTACCACTTCTTTCAAACGATCTTTCCTGGAGGCTTCTTTGGGGTAGATGTCTTTTTCACTTTTTCAGGATTTTTGATCACTGCCCTCCTTTTAGAAGAATTCGGGAAGGCACGCCAGATTGATTTGTTGGGCTTTTTTAAGAGACGGTTTTACCGCATCGTGCCACCTGTAGTGCTGATGGTTTTGGTGACCATGCCTTTTACTTTCTTGGTTCGTCAAGACTATGTTGCTGGAATTGGTGGCCAGATAGCTGGAGTTCTCGGTTTTATGACCAACTTCTACGAAATGTTAACAGGGGGGAGTTATGAATCCCAGTTCATTCCGCATCTCTTTGTTCACAACTGGAGTCTAGCTGTTGAGGTTCACTACTATATCCTTTGGGGCTTAGCGGTTTGGTTCTTATCGAAACGTTCAAAATCTAGTAGTCAATTGAGAGGGATGGTCTTTCTCCTTTCTGCAGGAGCTTTTATCATTAGCTTTTTCTCCATGTTTATTGGTAGTCTAATGGCGAGTTCCTATTCATCTGTCTACTTTTCAAGTTTAACCCATGTCTATCCCTTCTTTTTAGGAAGCATTTTGGCGACAGTTGTGGGGGTTCGTCAGACGAGCGATTTAGTCAAGCAGTTTGACCGGATGTGGAATCTTCGTCAAAATCTACTGGTATTTGCTGCAGGTCTCTTGGTGTTAATGCTCTTGACTTTCTTTGTCAAGTTCACCTACCTGTTTGCGTACTTATTTGGCTTCTTGCTAGCAAGTTTAGCGGCAGTGACTATGATTTTTGCTGCGCGTGTCTTGCATGAGAAAACGCCTGAGATACAAGAACCTCGGATAATCACATTTTTAGCGGATACCAGCTACGCGGTTTATCTCTTCCACTGGCCTTTTTATATTATCTTTTCTCAGTTGATGAGTAATCTGCCTGCTGTTATTCTGACAATTATCTTTTCTTATTTCTTTGCTATCCTATCCTTCTATATTATTGAGCCATTGATTGCCGGTAAATCCAATCCTTTAATACGGAAGATTAGTCGATTGCCTCATATTAAACCAATTAGTGCTGGTGCTGCTGTCATTCTTACCTTGATTAGCTTGATTATCATAGCTGTGGCTCCTCAAGTTGGAGCTTTTGAGACAGACTTGATGGTCAATGGTTTCAAACAAGCCCAGACTAATATAGGACAAACAAAGACTCTTGCTGAACAAGCTGAACTGAGTCGTCTAGGAATTTCTGATGGAACAAGCCTAATAGGAGATTCGGTAGCCTTGCGTGCCAATACAGCCTTACAAGAGGCACTTCCTGAAGCAAATATCAATGCCCAGATTAGTCGAACGACCAAGCAAGCCAATGATATTATGCTCAATAACAGTCAGAACAAGGCGCTGCTAAAAACTGTTGTCATTGCAACGGGAGTCAATAATCCTGAAGGCTATAAGAATGATTTGGATAGCATTGTGAACAATCTACCGAAAGGACACCATCTGATATTGGTGACACCTTATGAGGGAGATAAGAGTAAGGACACTTACACATCAGTGGAGCAGTATGCGGCTTATGCGAGAGAATTAGCTGAAAAGAATCCATATGTGAGCATCGCTGACTGGAATAAGATTGCTAAGGAACACCCTGAAATCTGGGCTGGAACTGACCAAGTCCACTTTGGAAATGATAGCAACATGATTGAAGAAGGTGCTAAACTTTACGCAGAAACGATTGCAGCTGCTGTCAAGGCTGCTCAAGAACTGCCTGTAAAATCAAAATAA
- the tgt gene encoding tRNA guanosine(34) transglycosylase Tgt: MSDSPIKYRLIKKEKHTGARLGEIITPHGTFPTPMFMPVGTQATVKTQSPEELKEMGSGIILSNTYHLWLRPGDELIARAGGLHKFMNWDQPILTDSGGFQVYSLADSRNITEEGVTFKNHLNGSKMFLSPEKAISIQNNLGSDIMMSFDECPQFYQPYDYVKKSIERTSRWAERGLKAHRRPHDQGLFGIVQGAGFEDLRRQSAHDLVSMDFPGYSIGGLAVGETHEEMNAVLDFTTQLLPENKPRYLMGVGAPDSLIDGVIRGVDMFDCVLPTRIARNGTCMTSQGRLVVKNAQFAEDFTPLDPECDCYTCKNYTRAYLRHLLKADETFGIRLTSYHNLYFLLNLMKQVRQAIMDDNLLAFREYFVEKYGYNKSGRNF, encoded by the coding sequence ATGTCAGATTCACCAATCAAATACCGTTTGATTAAGAAAGAAAAACACACGGGAGCTCGTCTGGGAGAAATCATCACTCCGCACGGTACCTTCCCGACACCTATGTTTATGCCAGTTGGGACCCAAGCTACTGTCAAGACCCAGTCGCCAGAGGAGTTGAAGGAGATGGGATCAGGAATTATCCTCTCTAATACTTATCATCTATGGCTTCGTCCAGGGGACGAACTCATTGCACGCGCAGGTGGTCTCCACAAATTTATGAACTGGGACCAGCCAATCTTGACGGATAGTGGTGGTTTCCAGGTTTATTCCCTAGCTGATAGCCGAAATATCACCGAAGAAGGCGTAACCTTTAAAAACCATCTCAATGGTTCCAAGATGTTCCTATCACCGGAGAAAGCCATCTCTATCCAGAATAATCTGGGCTCAGACATCATGATGTCCTTTGACGAATGTCCTCAGTTTTACCAACCCTATGATTACGTTAAGAAATCAATTGAACGTACCAGCCGTTGGGCTGAGCGTGGTTTGAAAGCTCATCGTCGTCCGCACGACCAAGGCTTGTTTGGGATTGTGCAGGGAGCGGGCTTTGAAGACCTTCGTCGTCAGTCAGCTCACGACCTTGTTAGCATGGACTTCCCTGGCTACTCTATCGGTGGTTTGGCTGTGGGAGAAACGCACGAAGAAATGAATGCAGTCTTGGACTTCACAACTCAACTGCTGCCTGAAAACAAACCTCGCTATTTGATGGGTGTGGGAGCGCCAGATAGCTTGATCGATGGAGTTATTCGTGGTGTGGATATGTTTGACTGTGTCTTGCCGACTCGTATCGCTCGTAATGGGACTTGTATGACTAGCCAAGGTCGTTTGGTTGTCAAAAATGCCCAATTCGCTGAAGATTTTACGCCACTGGATCCTGAGTGTGATTGCTATACATGTAAGAACTACACACGCGCCTACCTTCGTCACCTGCTCAAGGCTGACGAAACCTTCGGTATCCGCTTGACTAGCTACCACAATCTCTACTTCTTGCTCAACCTGATGAAGCAAGTCCGTCAAGCCATCATGGATGACAATCTCTTGGCATTCCGTGAGTATTTTGTAGAAAAATATGGTTACAATAAGTCGGGCCGCAATTTCTAA
- a CDS encoding DUF975 family protein yields MKYPKIDLKTIRLQTRQFQAENPRLFLVYLLPSMLVILSGFLNPLARLQESVLEQSFFSMLAQVLQAYLFPLVVSFVSTIFLAGAAFATLRLLKDPDTELSVKSSLALFAEERFSQTFLTLLVKRFYLFLWSIPNLVGVYFLFYSNLLARRFVALHPEFPKLDLSSIEIEQFLMTFGFYFFASLILMIVGNLLYVPQHYAYSQVEFLLCDTLDLGQAKPRQILKTSRFLMKGYKFQRFVLDLQLLPWYFLNWITFGIASFSLLPYIQNNHIFFYRALLARKRRNG; encoded by the coding sequence ATGAAATACCCAAAAATTGATTTAAAAACCATTCGTCTGCAGACGAGGCAGTTTCAGGCTGAAAATCCCCGCCTCTTTCTCGTCTATCTCTTACCTAGCATGCTGGTCATCTTGTCAGGCTTTCTCAACCCCTTGGCTCGTCTCCAGGAAAGTGTTTTAGAGCAATCCTTTTTCAGCATGCTGGCACAAGTTCTCCAAGCCTATCTCTTCCCGTTAGTGGTTTCTTTTGTGAGCACGATTTTTCTAGCAGGTGCTGCCTTTGCGACACTCCGACTCCTCAAAGATCCTGATACAGAACTCTCAGTAAAATCAAGTCTAGCCCTCTTTGCTGAAGAGCGCTTCTCGCAAACCTTCCTAACTCTGCTCGTCAAACGTTTCTACCTTTTTTTATGGAGTATTCCAAACTTAGTAGGCGTTTATTTTCTCTTTTATAGCAATCTCTTAGCTCGGAGATTTGTTGCCCTGCATCCTGAATTTCCAAAACTAGACCTCTCATCCATTGAAATCGAGCAATTCCTTATGACCTTTGGCTTCTACTTTTTCGCGAGCCTCATCTTGATGATTGTGGGCAATCTCCTCTACGTACCGCAACATTATGCCTACTCGCAGGTAGAATTCCTCCTCTGCGACACTCTGGATTTAGGACAGGCTAAACCAAGGCAAATCCTGAAAACCAGCCGTTTCTTGATGAAGGGTTACAAATTCCAGCGCTTTGTCCTCGACCTACAACTACTCCCTTGGTACTTCCTCAACTGGATCACCTTTGGAATTGCTAGCTTTTCGCTCCTTCCCTATATCCAGAACAATCACATCTTCTTTTACAGAGCCCTACTAGCCCGTAAACGTCGAAATGGATAA
- a CDS encoding DUF1304 domain-containing protein, whose translation MSIFTIVLATIVALEHFYIFYLESVATQSDTTSRVFNVDKEELARPSVSSLFKNQGIYNALIGVFLLYGIYFSQSLEIVTIFVLFVLGAATYGSLTADKKILLKQGGPAILTLLSMLLLK comes from the coding sequence ATGTCTATTTTTACAATTGTTTTAGCAACTATCGTTGCTTTGGAGCATTTTTACATTTTTTATTTGGAAAGTGTGGCTACGCAATCAGATACTACTAGTCGCGTGTTTAATGTGGATAAAGAAGAACTGGCTCGTCCTTCAGTGAGTTCATTGTTTAAAAATCAGGGGATTTATAATGCTTTAATAGGTGTCTTTCTCTTGTACGGGATTTATTTCTCGCAAAGTTTGGAAATTGTGACCATCTTTGTTTTATTTGTGCTTGGTGCAGCGACCTATGGTTCTCTGACAGCAGACAAGAAGATTCTTCTGAAGCAAGGTGGGCCTGCTATTTTGACTCTGCTGAGTATGTTACTTTTGAAATAA
- a CDS encoding MarR family winged helix-turn-helix transcriptional regulator — MKKINDLLYQLHLTDQMITQLFEKQLGISLTRYQILQFLLQQSPCNQIAVQEKLQIDQAALTRHFKILEKEGLVKRSRNPENQREVLVEVTDFAREQLVTNSPQQHIKVKSQMESVLTKGEREEFSRLLEKLQSGLEEIEI, encoded by the coding sequence ATGAAAAAAATTAACGACTTACTGTACCAGCTCCATTTAACAGATCAGATGATCACTCAACTTTTTGAGAAACAATTGGGAATTAGTTTGACCCGCTATCAAATCTTGCAGTTTTTACTGCAGCAGTCACCCTGCAACCAGATTGCCGTTCAGGAGAAGTTGCAAATCGATCAGGCTGCCTTGACACGGCACTTTAAAATTCTGGAAAAGGAAGGTTTGGTCAAGCGCAGTCGGAATCCCGAAAACCAGAGGGAGGTTTTGGTGGAAGTGACAGACTTTGCGAGAGAGCAACTCGTAACCAACTCTCCCCAACAACATATAAAGGTAAAGAGTCAGATGGAAAGTGTACTTACAAAAGGAGAGCGAGAAGAGTTCAGTCGCTTGTTAGAAAAGTTGCAATCTGGCTTAGAAGAGATAGAAATTTAA